ATTTCAACAAGCTGCAGATAGACGGTTTTTGCTGCGACGTGATGGACATGGGGCCGTATATCCATAAATGGAAAGACTTCGGCTGGCATGCCATCGAAACAGACGGCCATGATATTGCCAAGCTGATGGACGCGCTCGATGAGGCCTCCGGCGTAAAAGGCAAACCGACTATAATCATAGCCCATACCATAAAAGGTAAAGGCGTTTCATTTGTAGAGAACAAGGCGGAATGGCACGGCGTAGCCCCGTCGAGGGATCAGTATGAACGGGCCATTGAAGAGTTGGATAAGCAGTTAAAAGGGCTCTAGTTTCTTGAGTTATTTGCGTTTGTTGCGTTCAACGCAATAAACGCAATGAACTCAATGAACGCAATAAACCATAGTCAATTTACAAGGAGTTAATTATGTTATCCAGAAAAATGAAGATGTATATCAAGATGTATTGGGTGAGGATCGTCATCATACTTGCCGTGGTCCTGGTGGGATTCCTGGCGGTGTGGGGGCTCATGTCGCTCGAGTCTTTCTACAGGAAGATCACGCTCGCGACGATGCCGATCAACCTTATAATGGTAGCGCTGAACGCCACCATATTCGTGTTCATGTACATGATGTTCATGCAGGGCGGGCTTGCCAAGGTGTCGAAGTCGACGATAAAGGGCGAGCGCGTCAATGTGAAATGGGACGACGTCGTCGGCATGGAAGATGTAAAGGTGGAGGCCAGGGAAGTCGTCCAGCTCATATCGGACAGGGCGCGCCTGAAGAAGATAGGCGGGAAGATACTGCGCGGCATCCTTATGATAGGGCCTCCGGGGTGCGGAAAGACCTATATGGCCAAGGCGATAGCGACCGAGACGGGCCTGCCGTTCCTGGCGATGTCGGGCAGCGAATTCGTCGAGATATTTGTCGGGGTCGGAGCCTCCAGGGTGAGAAGGCTGTTCAAAAAAGCCAGGGAGCTCGCGTACGGTTACGGCGGCTGCATTGTTTTTATAGACGAACTCGATGCCATCGCGAGAAAAAGAGTATTCTCGGTATTCGGCGGGACGGAAGAGACGAACTCCACGCAGAACCAGCTTCTCGCCGAGATGGACGGCCTGCAGGAGATAAAGGATAAAGACGGAAATCCGTCGTCTGAGCAGAACGTCATCATCATCGGCGCTACCAACGCCCCTGAAGACAACCTCGACCGGGCGCTCTTGAGGCCCGGCAGGTTCGACAGAAAACTTTATATAGATAAGCCGGGGCTGGAGGATAGGGAGAAGCTCTTCAAGTTTTATCTCGATAAGATACAGCATGATCCTTCGATAGACGTAGCGCGGCTTGCTCGAAAAGCCGTATATAAATCTCCGGCAGATATTGAAAATATAATCAAGGAAGCGGCGCTCATCGCCACAAGAGATAATCGCGACGTCATAAAGCTGGAAGACATCTCGGAGGCGATCGAGAGGGTCGACATGGGCATGAAACATAAGCGGACCATGCCCCCGCGGGAGCGCGAGATGGTAGCCTGGCACGAGACCGGGCACCTCGTCACTACGTATCTCCTGCATCCGACTAAGGATGTCTTCAAAGCTTCGATCATAGGGCGGAAATCGTCGCTTGGCGTCGTCCACTCGAATTTAAGGGAAGAATGGCATGTGGACACCAGAGAAGTGCTTATCGCCGATATCAAGATATGCCTGGCGAGTTATGTGATAGAGAAGATGAAGTTCAATACGACCTCGAACGGTGTGGACATGGATTTCAAACAGGCCATGACTATAGCCCATAATATGGTCTGGAGATGGGGCATGAACGACGCCGGCCTCGTCGGCGATTACACGCTCATCCCGGAAACACAATTGTCCGAAAATACGAAAGACGCCCTGAATAAAGAGACCGACAAGATTATGCAGGCATGCGTAAAGAGCGTCGAAGAGCTGCTGAAGAACGAATGGACCATCGCGGAGAGATTTGCCAAAGAACTCCTCGCGAAAGATGAGCTGGATTACGACGATATAGAGGCGATCTTCAAGGAATACGGCAAGACGCACACGAACAGCGAATGGCAGAAGAAATAAGAGGCGGGCATCTTGGGAATGAAAACAAAGCGGACCTGTTCTTTAATTTTACTGGTTACTGGTTACTGGTTACTGGTTACTTTTTTAAACGGTTGCACCCCGACATACCCTAAAGAGAAATTTAAGGAATGCATACTTGAGGTATGTAAAAAGGAATATAAGGTAGACGTCAAGGTCGGCGCGGCCGGCAAGACGGTGGCGATATACCTGCCGCTTGAGAATCTGCTCGATTTCACATTCGCCATAACAAAAGAGGCGAGCGAGCATATAAACGACGTGCTGCTTAGCGTATCGCGCGTCTCGTTGTCGACGGACGCGGACTATGACTTTTATGTTATCATCGCCCATGATATCCGTATCCCGGAGATACAGATAGTTATTATCAAGTCCGTGGACGATGTGAAGAGGTTCATGTTGAACGATATATCCAGGGGAGAATACGGCAAGAGGATGCTCATAGACCTGCGCATGAATCCCCAGGCGCAGAAAGAACGCGCCGTAAAAGAGATATTCCAGAAGATGAACCTCGATAAGAAGTGGCAGGAAGACGTGATGAACGACTTCTTCAGGGCCGAGCCGACGGCGCTTAGCGATATCGGGTACTGGAATAACAGGTTTTATGTTAAAGATATCGCGATGACCGAATTCCTGGCGGAACAGGTAGCCTCCAGGATCAAAATAGATTTCAGGGAGGACAAGAAATTATCGGACGCGTTTTCGGTCAAGTCGTCCAAGGGGCGGTATCTGGACAAAAACGGCAAACGTTATTTCCAGTTCGACCTGTCGATAGGGCCCGGTTCGCCCGAAGCGTTGGTGGATGAAAATTACCCGGGCAGGATACTCGAGGAAGCCCTTAAGATCGCCGTAAACGTGCTCCGCGGTTACTTCTTCGAAGATTATGATTACATAGAGATAGTCAATCAGGCCGATAAGAAGATGATAAGGGTTTCCCGGGAAGACGCGGAGAGATTCAGGACGAAAAAGATAAAATTCAAGGATATACTTATAGAAGGTATCGCGTAGGGCATACAGGGGAGTCTAATGTGAGCGCAGGCAACTTTAAGATGGTCCCGACGAGAGACGGTTTCGGCGAGGGCCTGATAGA
This genomic window from Candidatus Omnitrophota bacterium contains:
- a CDS encoding AAA family ATPase, with the translated sequence MLSRKMKMYIKMYWVRIVIILAVVLVGFLAVWGLMSLESFYRKITLATMPINLIMVALNATIFVFMYMMFMQGGLAKVSKSTIKGERVNVKWDDVVGMEDVKVEAREVVQLISDRARLKKIGGKILRGILMIGPPGCGKTYMAKAIATETGLPFLAMSGSEFVEIFVGVGASRVRRLFKKARELAYGYGGCIVFIDELDAIARKRVFSVFGGTEETNSTQNQLLAEMDGLQEIKDKDGNPSSEQNVIIIGATNAPEDNLDRALLRPGRFDRKLYIDKPGLEDREKLFKFYLDKIQHDPSIDVARLARKAVYKSPADIENIIKEAALIATRDNRDVIKLEDISEAIERVDMGMKHKRTMPPREREMVAWHETGHLVTTYLLHPTKDVFKASIIGRKSSLGVVHSNLREEWHVDTREVLIADIKICLASYVIEKMKFNTTSNGVDMDFKQAMTIAHNMVWRWGMNDAGLVGDYTLIPETQLSENTKDALNKETDKIMQACVKSVEELLKNEWTIAERFAKELLAKDELDYDDIEAIFKEYGKTHTNSEWQKK